The stretch of DNA tttttcagaGCAAAGAAGCCACGCCACGACTTGGACAGTGTCGACCGGGCGAACTCAGACAGCGAGCCAGGACACGAGGAGGGCGCGTTGGTAGGGAGGGGTGGAGACAGGGTGGTGGGGGCGTGGTGGTTGTCCACCTGCTCGGCAGAAGCCCGTTTGCTGTGGTGGCGAGTGGGCGGAGATTCTGACTCCTTGGGGGCTGAGCGACCCACACCGCCATCAGGGGAGTGGTCTCGTGGTTCCGTCGTTGAGTCCGGGGCTCGAACCCGTGCTCTGTCCGGGCTGGCGTCGGGCGATGTGCGAGCTCTGGCCCTCCCCTTCTCGCGCTCGGCCGATAGACTGTGGCTCCGCCTCCGACCTCGCCTTTCCTCACGCTCCTTCAGCCAGCGCTCCCGGCTTCGGCTGCGGCTCCGCCCCCCTCTGGCACTCCTCCCGAAGGCCTCTACTCCGCCAACTCTCCTGTCTGGGCCGCGTGGGGGGCTGGCAGCGAAGTCTCTCTCCAGCAGGGTGCGTTCTCGCTCCCTCTGGGAGGGGAGGCTGTGGGAGGGTGGGGACACTCTGGCTCCACCCCTCAGCTCACGCTCCAGGCTGCGATGCCGTCCGTACGCCTCCCCGAGGAGGTCGTAGGGTGGCAGGAGCTGGACGGGTTGCTGGTAGCTGGGAGGAAAGGGGCGAGCGGGACTTTCCTCCACTTTGGCAAAGTCTACTCGCAGGCGGCGCTCGGGACCGCCCAGAGGAAAGCCCCTCATCTGCGTGCACGCCGCCTGAGCCGCGTCCAAACTCTCGTACTGTATGTACGCAAAGGTGTCGCCCTTCACGTAGTCGATGTTCCTGATGCTTCCGAAGCGGTCAAACTCTCGTGCCAGGGCGGCTAGCGAGTTAGCCGGGCCGAGGCCGCCCACCCAGAGGCGCGTAGTGGGGTTGGCCTTGCCATAGCCGATCTTTATGGGGTTGCCACAGATCAGCCGGCCCTGCATGGCCACTTTGGCCCGGTGGGCCATGTCCAGGTTCTGGAACTTGACGAAAGCATAGGCTCCGCCCTGCCCGCGAGCGGGACGCTTGATGACCACGTCCTCGATGACACCGTACTTGTCAAAGCCTCGCCTCAGCTCAGCCTCAGTCACGCCACCGTCCAGGTTCCCGATGAAGAGGTTGCTGGTGGCCCGCTGGTCGTCCTCTGGCTTCAAGTCGTCCAGCAGTGGTGCCGGGGGGAAGCCGTAAGGCCGGCCCCTCTCATCCAGCATGCCGTAGTAGTCGAGGAGCCTTTCGCGGCTCAGACTCTCCAGGGCGTAGTGGCGGGCTCGGAGCTCACGGAGGCTGAGTGTGGGTCCGGGCGGGGAGAGCGATCTCTGTCGGTACGCCAAGTAAGTGACGTCAGGGGGTGTCACACTCCGCCTCCTGACGTACACAGGTTCGATTTTGAGCTGCCTCTCTCCCAGAACCAACCTGGATGACTTGGCGTGCCGGGCCTCCTTAGCGTCCTCTGGGTGCCGGAAGTTCACGTAGGCAATGCGGCCCAGTTCGGGTGTGTGCGACAGTTTGACGCTGACGTCACCGAACTTTTTGAACTCGTGAAAGAGCGCGTCCTCCACGTCCTCGTCCGGGACCTGCTGGCCCAGGTTACTGATGAGCAGCGTTTTGTAGTCCCGCGCGGGGGTGGTTCGGCCCAGCACGCTGACGTCGTGCCGCGGATGAAGAGGCTTGTCGCGCTCCCTGCTCCTACTGCGCCGTCGATGGCCACGGCTGTCGGCAAGCAGCAGAGCAAGCGGAGGCGGCGGGGGAAGCTCCTCTCGGCGGCCGCTCTCCCGGTCTCTCTCCCGGAGCCGCCGAGCGGCGGCCCTAGCCGGACTCTCCCTGGCGGCCTGCCGCTTCATGTCGGTGCGGGGATGGAGCTCCGACTTCAgctcgggggggggggcagtagCGGCGACAGGAATCCTAGCTGGAGAGCGACGTCCGGCGGTGTTAGCCCGAACCAGGTTAAGAGAGACGGTTTTACTGCAGCGACACTTCCGGCCCGAAGCGCCGAGGCTAGTTCAAACATTGAAAGAAAATCCGAAAGCTGCTTGAAAACAGCTCAGCGTCGGAGGAGCTGCGCTCTGGGCGCCATCTTGGACAATAGGAATGTGCGCTTTCTCCTGGAAGGCGGAGTCAGCGCTGACGTCGTGACGTCACTACGTAAAGGCTTTTCGTCAGCGTATAATAAGGGATttattttgaataaataaaataaatgaataaaatgactAAAAGTTAAATTCAGTTATTACTGATACATTATTCAATTCAGCTTGAACATTTCACATATAAACTGGATGCTACATTTGGAAGCATAGACGAATTTACCAATAGTAaatctttttatttcacatatgAACATCATGAGATGTAGCAAAGCTTTCCATGCGTTCCAAATGTGTTCCAGCAGTAGGAAGTTCAGTCATGTTCATCTGTGAAACAAACTTTTATCAAACTGCATATCAAAACATATAACACGTTTTCAAATAGAATTGCCCAGCTTCCCAAACCCCTAAGTCAAAATGACAGCCTAAGATCGGTCATGTCTGCGCCAGCAAGCTCACTAACAAATATGCTGCATCCCAGGAAATTGGAACGACTACATTTTCCAACTGCGACCGGGAAAAGTGCATTGGAACGCCGCTCAAAAGTTGGGCGTTCCTGCTCATGAAACTCAGGGCAGATGGCATGAAAAATGTACAGCTCCTTAATGGGGAAAGTGTGTTCAAATTTTTGACTGTTAGTACACACGACTTTGTATTTATGGGTCATACTCATTCCCAAACTTTTGGAGGCGAGTGTATAACTTATGTGCACACTTATCGTATAAACTTACTAGATTTTACCATATGGACTTGAATTCACCTCTACTGCTCAACACCACACTTATTGATGTAGTGGACGTTTTTGTTCTTCTGCCAACAGTCTGGAATGCAGCATTGGTCCTGACGCCACACCCTCCAGCTAACTGCTCACTAGTCAGTACTAGTTAAAATAACTTACATATTTATTCAGTCCCATTACTGGACACTAGAAGCATTCCCAAAGGCTTACTTGATGCTACGATaagctgatgatgtcatcacgtCATGTCAACATGTGAGGTGGGAAATGTTTGTATACATTTAaacacgcacaaaaaaaaaaaaaggttcgaTGCGGATCTAAACATTTAGTCACAAACTGAGAATGTCATGGCAGTGAGAACAGCCTCAACAGGGGAGGGGCGGAGTCAGGTCTCCACGTGGAAGGTGACAGAATGAGTCACATGGTCATGGAGATTGTGGGTAAGACGCACCTGGCCGTGGTCCAATAGGAATGAAAGGGGAACGCCATCTTCTGAAAGACCACCTTGGAATcgtgtatttgtgtgtctgtgtctgtgtgcgtgtttgtgtgtgtgcatgtaataCAGAAGTATACAGAGTCAATGTGACCTCACAGGTCAGTCCGAGTCCTGGCGGCGGCAGGGGCATACTTGGGCATCAGCTCGGTGATCTTGCGGATGAAGTCGGACTTTTCAGCGCAGCCTTTGCACGACTCACCCCACTCTTCCAGAATCTTCTTCAGatccttcaccttcagcttcttcAGGTCCACCGAGCTTAGGTCCAGCTGCTTGTCTGCAAGCACagcgtgcgcacacacaaacacacacacaataacatgacaatacaACAACAGGCCACCAAACACACGCAGCAAGTGGAACACACCGTATCGGAGTTCACATATTTGACTGTCCTTCTTCTTCAGCTTCTCACAGATTTTGTCCACGGGGACGTGGAAGCTGAGCGGCTTGGACACTTCGTTGATAATCTTTGTGGCAGCATCGCTGGTCGCCCCTATGTAGtaacactgtacacacacacacacaaattagaAAACACTGgattccggttccgattccAGTTGCTGTGATGGCACTTACAAAACGATTTTCTTTCCCTTTGGCCTCATTGCAGCTCTTCAGGAGCGCCTTCTCGATGTCACCACTGTTGAAGTCCACTTTGAGCTCCTGAAGAGACTGGTAGAACTTTCCCAAAAACGTCACACACACTGAAACAAAGACAGCACATCAAAATATTTTACTGATTTTGTAGCCATTCTGTTCAGGGTGGtactgagctggagcctatcccagctgtgaAGAAAGGCGCTTCATGAAGTTCGGTCCATTTCCTTACATTGTTTACTATATCGTTTTCATATTTTACCAATATCAATTATAGAATGTGTCAGGATGAACATGCAAATCTACTGTCTCTGTACAATGGCAAGACTTTTTGGAAAATAGCTCCAGCAGGTAAGACTTGTGTTTGGGCTTATAATGCCCTATACGTACAACACTGATCCGTTTATTCATGGCCACATCAAAGTTAAATCATTCATTTGACTCATTATCTGTGACAAATAAGTACTAGTTGCATCAGTGtgaagtaatccctcgtttatgttggttaattggttccagaaccggccgcgaaataagtgaatttcctcaaagtaggattcaatattaacaaaatgaatattttcataattaaggCATACAAATCCTGTTTgagatcttctaaatatggttttaaacattattagagcccgtaGACATGAGATAACAGCTATATAATGACCTCTACATTAGTATTACCAATATActagacataaaaagagaaaataag from Dunckerocampus dactyliophorus isolate RoL2022-P2 chromosome 8, RoL_Ddac_1.1, whole genome shotgun sequence encodes:
- the rbm15b gene encoding putative RNA-binding protein 15B, whose protein sequence is MKRQAARESPARAAARRLRERDRESGRREELPPPPPLALLLADSRGHRRRSRSRERDKPLHPRHDVSVLGRTTPARDYKTLLISNLGQQVPDEDVEDALFHEFKKFGDVSVKLSHTPELGRIAYVNFRHPEDAKEARHAKSSRLVLGERQLKIEPVYVRRRSVTPPDVTYLAYRQRSLSPPGPTLSLRELRARHYALESLSRERLLDYYGMLDERGRPYGFPPAPLLDDLKPEDDQRATSNLFIGNLDGGVTEAELRRGFDKYGVIEDVVIKRPARGQGGAYAFVKFQNLDMAHRAKVAMQGRLICGNPIKIGYGKANPTTRLWVGGLGPANSLAALAREFDRFGSIRNIDYVKGDTFAYIQYESLDAAQAACTQMRGFPLGGPERRLRVDFAKVEESPARPFPPSYQQPVQLLPPYDLLGEAYGRHRSLERELRGGARVSPPSHSLPSQRERERTLLERDFAASPPRGPDRRVGGVEAFGRSARGGRSRSRSRERWLKEREERRGRRRSHSLSAEREKGRARARTSPDASPDRARVRAPDSTTEPRDHSPDGGVGRSAPKESESPPTRHHSKRASAEQVDNHHAPTTLSPPLPTNAPSSCPGSLSEFARSTLSKSWRGFFALKNSSFPTELFLLEGGASFFAGVMRHNREQLKIAQRLRMDQSRLDEVSRRVKLGRPDGFAVLLALQGPVDRQAPAPEAGLQVRLLRHLVAYLRNKEAAGVVSLPPAKEGGPSAMLYAFPPGDFSVQFLQAAKRAATRLDEEHMVVVIVNDTN
- the manf gene encoding mesencephalic astrocyte-derived neurotrophic factor; the encoded protein is MFCQSGLSAAVLLAVLLGRSESLKEGECEVCVTFLGKFYQSLQELKVDFNSGDIEKALLKSCNEAKGKENRFCYYIGATSDAATKIINEVSKPLSFHVPVDKICEKLKKKDSQICELRYDKQLDLSSVDLKKLKVKDLKKILEEWGESCKGCAEKSDFIRKITELMPKYAPAAARTRTDL